A genome region from Prinia subflava isolate CZ2003 ecotype Zambia chromosome 12, Cam_Psub_1.2, whole genome shotgun sequence includes the following:
- the SPTAN1 gene encoding spectrin alpha chain, non-erythrocytic 1 isoform X2 yields the protein MFSSFRKVKVQKMDPSGVKVLETAEDIQERRQQVLDRYHRFKELSSLRRQKLEDSYRFQFFQRDADELEKWIQEKLQIASDENYKDPSNLQGKLQKHQAFEAEVQANSGAIIKLDETGNQMINESHFASETIRTRLQELHRLWELLMEKMREKGVKLLQAQKLVQYLRECEDVLDWINDKEAIVTSEELGQDLEHVEVLQKKFEEFQTDLAAHEERVNEVNQFAGKLIQETHPEEELIKSKQDEVNASWQRLKGLALQRQGKLFGAAEVQRFNRDVDETISWIKEKGQLMASDDFGRDLASVQALLRKHEGLERDLAALEDKVKALCAEADRLQQSHPINASQIQVKREELIANWEQIRTLAAERHARLNDSYRLQRFLADFRDLTSWVTEMKALINADELANDVAGAEALLDRHQEHKGEIDAHEDSFKSADESGQALLSAGHYASDEVKEKLTILSDERSALLELWELRRQQYEQCMDLQLFYRDTEQVDNWMSKQEAFLLNEDLGDSLDSVEALLKKHEDFEKSLSAQEEKITALDEFATKLIQNNHYAMDDVATRRDALLSRRNALHERAMYRRAQLADSFHLQQFFRDSDELKSWVNEKMKTATDEAYKDPSNLQGKVQKHQAFEAELSANQSRIDALEKAGQKLIDVKHYASDEVAARMNEVISLWKKLLEATELKGIKLREANQQQQFNRNVEDIELWLYEVEGHLASDDYGKDLTNVQNLQKKHALLEADVAAHQDRIDGITIQARQFQEAGHFDADNIKKKQEALVARYEALKDPMVARKQKLADSLRLQQLFRDIEDEETWIREKEPIAASTNRGKDLIGVQNLLKKHQALQAEIAGHEPRIKAVTQKGNAMVEEGHFAAEDVKIKLNELNQKWDSLKAKASQRRQDLEDSLQAQQYFADANEAESWMREKEPIVGSTDYGKDEDSAEALLKKHEALMSDLSAYGSSIQALREQAQSCRQQVAPTDDETGKELVLALYDYQEKSPREVTMKKGDILTLLNSTNKDWWKVEVNDRQGFVPAAYVKKLDPAQSASRENLLEEQGSIALRQEQIDNQTLITKEVGSVSLRMKQVEELYHSLLELGEKRKGMLEKSCKKFMLFREANELQQWINEKEAALTSEEVGADLEQVEVLQKKFDDFQKDLKANESRLKDINKVAKDLESEGLMADEVQAVQQQEVYGMMPRDETDSKTASPWKSARMMVHTVATFNSIKELNERWRSLQQLAEERSQLLGSAHEVQRFHRDADETKEWIEEKNQALNTDNYGHDLASVQALQRKHEGFERDLAALGDKVNSLGETAQRLIQSHPESAEDLQEKCTELNQAWNSLGKRADQRKEKLGDSHDLQRFLSDFRDLMSWINGIRGLVSSDELAKDVTGAEALLERHQEHRTEIDARAGTFQAFEQFGQQLLAHGHYASPEIKEKLDILDQERTDLEKAWVQRRMMLDQCLELQLFHRDCEQAENWMAAREAFLNTEDKGDSLDSVEALIKKHEDFDKAINVQEEKIAVLQSFADQLIAADHYAKGVIASRRNEVLDRWLRLKAQMIEKRSKLGESQTLQQFSRDVDEIEAWISEKLQTASDESYKDPTNIQSKHQKHQAFEAELHANADRIRGVIDMGNSLIERGACAGSEDAVKARLAALADQWQFLVQKSAEKSQKLKEANKQQNFNTGIKDFDFWLSEVEALLASEDYGKDLASVNNLLKKHQLLEADISAHEDRLKDLNSQADSLMTSSAFDTSQVKDKRETINGRFQRIKGMASARRAKLNESHRLHQFFRDMDDEESWIKEKKLLVSSEDYGRDLTGVQNLRKKHKRLEAELAAHEPAIQGVLDTGKKLSDDNTIGKEEIQQRLAQFVDHWKELKQLAAARGQRLEESLEYQQFVANVEEEEAWINEKMTLVASEDYGDTLAAIQGLLKKHEAFETDFTVHKDRVNDICANGEDLIKKNNHHEANITAKMKGLRGKVSDLEKAAAQRKAKLDENSAFLQFNWKADVVESWIGEKENSLKTDDYGRDLSSVQTLLTKQETFDAGLQAFQQEGIANITALKDQLLAAKHIQSKAIEARHASLMKRWNQLLANSATRKKKLLEAQEHFRKVEDLFLTFAKKASAFNSWFENAEEDLTDPVRCNSLEEIKALREAHDAFRSSLSSAQADFNQLAELDRQIKSFRVASNPYTWFTMEALEETWRNLQKIIKERELELQKEQRRQEENDKLRQEFAQHANAFHQWIQETRTYLLDGSCMVEESGTLESQLEATKRKHQEIRAMRSQLKKIEDLGAAMEEALILDNKYTEHSTVGLAQQWDQLDQLGMRMQHNLEQQIQARNTTGVTEEALKEFSMMFKHFDKDKSGRLNHQEFKSCLRSLGYDLPMVEEGEPDPEFESILDTVDPNRDGHVSLQEYMAFMISRETENVKSSEEIESAFRALSSEGKPYVTKEELYQNLTREQADYCISHMKPYMDGKGRELPAAYDYIEFTRSLFVN from the exons ATGTTCTCATCGTTTCGTAAAGTCAAAGTCCAG aaaatgGATCCAAGTGGTGTAAAAGTGTTGGAAACGGCAGAGGATATCCAAGAAAGACGTCAGCAAGTTTTGGACCGTTACCACAGGTTCAAGGAGCTCTCTTCTCTAAGGCGCCAAAAACTTGAAGATTCCTATCGATTCCAGTTTTTCCAGCGTGATGCAGATGAGCTGGAAAAATGGATCCAAGAGAAACTGCAGATTGCATCTGATGAAAATTACAAAGACCCAAGCAATTTGCAG GGGAAGCTGCAGAAGCACCAAGCCTTTGAAGCTGAGGTGCAGGCCAATTCAGGAGCCATCATTAAACTGGATGAGACTGGAAATCAGATGATTAATGAAAGCCATTTTGCATCTGAAACCATAAGA actcgactgcaggagctgcaccgACTATGGGAATTACTGATGGAAAAGATGAGAGAGAAGGGAGTGAAACTGTTGCAAGCACAGAAGTTGGTGCAATATTTACGGGAATGTGAAGATGTCTTGGACTGGATCAATGATAAG GAAGCAATAGTGACATCAGAAGAGCTTGGACAGGACTTAGAGCATGTTGAAGTTTTGCAAAAGAAGTTTGAAGAGTTCCAGACAGACCTTGCAGCTCATGAAGAAAGAGTAAATGAAGTGAACCAGTTTGCTGGCAAACTTATCCAG GAAACACACCCTGAAGAGGAACTGATAAAGTCCAAACAAGATGAAGTAAATGCAAGCTGGCAGCGTCTGAAGGGGCTTGCCCTTCAGAGACAAGGAAAACTCTTCGGGGCAGCTGAAGTTCAGCGTTTCAACAG GGATGTGGATGAAACAATCAGCTGGATTAAGGAGAAAGGGCAGTTGATGGCCTCAGATGATTTTGGCAGAGACTTAGCCAGCGTGCAGGCATTGCTGCGCAAGCACGAAGGCCTGGAAAGAGACCTGGCAGCCCTGGAAGATAAG GTGAAGGCCCTGTGTGCAGAAGCTGACCGCTTGCAGCAGTCTCACCCAATAAATGCCTCCCAAATCCAAGTGAAACGGGAGGAGCTCATTGCCAACTGGGAGCAGATCCGGACGCTGGCAGCGGAGCGGCACGCTCGCCTCAACGACTCCTAcag GCTGCAGCGCTTTCTGGCGGACTTCCGAGACCTCACCAGCTGGGTGACTGAGATGAAGGCTCTCATAAATGCTGATGAACTTGCCAATGATGTGGCTGGGGCAGAAGCCCTTCTAGACAGACACCAGGAGCATAAG GGAGAAATTGATGCCCATGAAGACAGCTTCAAATCTGCTGATGAGTCAGGCCAGgctttgctctctgctgggcACTACGCTTCTGATGAAGTTAAAGAAAAG CTGACCATCCTCTCAGATGAAAGGTCTGccttgctggagctgtgggagctccGCAGACAGCAGTATGAGCAGTGCATGGACCTGCAGCTCTTCTACAGAGACACTGAACAAGTTGACAACTGGATGAGCAAACAAGAA GCATTTCTGCTGAATGAAGACCTTGGTGATTCTCTGGACAGTGTGGAGGCTCTTCTAAAGAAGCATGAAGACTTTGAGAAATCCCTAAGTGCCCAAGAGGAGAAAATCACA GCATTAGATGAGTTTGCTACTAAGTTGATTCAGAATAACCACTATGCCATGGATGATGTTGCTACACGCAGAGATGCT ctgctGAGCCGCCGGAATGCCcttcatgaaagagccatgtacCGCCGTGCTCAGCTGGCAGATTCCTTCCATCTGCAGCAGTTTTTCCGAGACTCTGATGAGCTCAAGAGTTGGGTtaatgaaaagatgaaaactgCAACTGATGAGGCCTACAAG GATCCATCGAACTTGCAAGGTAAAGTTCAGAAACACCAGGCTTTTGAAGCAGAGCTGTCTGCTAACCAGAGCCGTATCGATGCCCTGGAGAAGGCTGGCCAGAAGCTGATTGATGTCAAGCACTACGCCTCCGATGAGGTGGCAGCTCGCATGAACGAAGTCATCAGCCTGTGGAAGAAACTTCTGGAGGCCACTGAGCTCAAAG GTATAAAACTGCGAGAAGCcaatcagcagcagcagtttaaTCGCAATGTGGAGGACATTGAGCTCTGGCTGTATGAAGTAGAAGGACACTTGGCTTCTGATGATTATGGAAAAGATCTTACTAATGTTCAGAATCTTCAGAAGAAACACGCACTGTTAGAGGCAGATGTTGCTGCCCATCAG GATCGGATAGATGGCATTACCATCCAGGCACGCCAGTTCCAGGAGGCTGGGCACTTTGATGCTGACAATATCAAGAAGAAACAAGAAGCTTTAGTAGCTCGTTATGAGGCTCTGAAGGACCCCATGGTGGCTCGCAAGCAGAAACTCGCAGATTCTCTTcgcctgcagcagcttttccgTGACATTGAGGATGAAGAGACCTGGATTAGGGAAAAAGAACCTATTGCAGCTTCAACAAACCGAG GCAAGGACTTAATTGGTGTCCAGAATCTGCTAAAGAAGCACCAGGCTTTGCAGGCAGAAATTGCAGGCCATGAACCTCGCATTAAAGCAGTCACACAGAAGGGAAATGCTATGGTGGAAGAAG GACACTTTGCAGCTGAGGATGTGAAAATCAAACTGAATGAGCTAAACCAGAAGTGGGACTCTCTGAAAGCCAAAGCATCCCAGCGCCGGCAGGACCTGGAGGATTCCCTGCAGGCTCAGCAGTACTTTGCTGATGCTAATGAGGCTGAATCCTGGATGAGGGAAAAGGAGCCCATTGTAGGCAGTACTGACTATGGGAAAGATGAAGACTCTGCTGAG GCTCTTCTGAAGAAACATGAAGCTTTGATGTCTGATCTCTCTGCTTATGGCAGCAGCATCCAGGCATTGAGGGAACAGGCCCAGTCATGCAGG caacaAGTTGCTCCCACAGATGATGAAACTGGAAAAGAGCTTGTTCTGGCACTCTATGATTACCAGGAGAAGAGTCCCCGGGAGGTGACAATGAAGAAGGGAGATATCCTCACCTTACTCAACAGCACCAACAAG gaCTGGTGGAAGGTGGAAGTCAATGACCGTCAGGGATTTGTCCCAGCTGCCTATGTGAAGAAACTGGACCCTGCCCAGTCTGCATCCCGAGAGAacctgctggaggagcagggcagcatcGCCCTGCGGCAGGAGCAGATCGACAACCA GACTCTCATTACTAAGGAGGTCGGCAGTGTCTCTCTGCGTATGAAACAGGTGGAAGAACT GTATCACTCTCTCCTGGAACTGGGAGAAAAGCGTAAAGGCATGTTGGAAAAAAGCTGCAAGAAGTTCATGCTTTTCCGTGAAGCCAACGAGCTCCAGCAGTGGATCAAtgagaaggaggcagcactCACCAGTGAGGAAGTGGGTGCTGacctggagcaggtggaggTTCTGCAGAAGAAATTTGATGATTTTCAGAAG GATCTCAAAGCCAACGAGTCACGCCTGAAGGATATAAACAAGGTTGCCAAGGACCTGGAGTCAGAAGGGCTGATGGCAGATGAAGTACAAGCAGTACAGCAACAG GAAGTCTATGGGATGATGCCCAGG GATGAAACTGATTCTAAGACAGCCTCTCCTTGGAAG TCTGCACGGATGATGGTACACACTGTGGCAACCTTCAACTCCATCAAG GAGCTGAATGAGCGCTGgagatccctgcagcagctggcagaggagaggagccAATTGCTGGGCAGTGCCCACGAGGTCCAGAGATTCCACAG AGATGCTGATGAAACCAAAGAATGGATAGAGGAGAAGAATCAAGCATTAAATACAGACAACTATGGGCATGACCTGGCCAGTGTTCAGGCTCTGCAGCGCAAACATGAAGGCTTTGAGAGAGACTTGGCAGCTCTGGGAGACAAG GTGAATTCTCTTGGTGAAACTGCCCAGCGTCTGATCCAGTCACATCCAGAATCTGCTGAAGATCTCCAAGAAAAATGCACAGAGTTGAATCAGGCTTGGAACAGTCTGGGGAAACGTGCAGACCAACGCAAAGAGAAGCTTGGGGACTCTCACGACCTGCAGCGTTTCCTCAGTGACTTCAG GGACCTCATGTCTTGGATCAACGGGATCCGGGGCCTGGTCTCCTCAGATGAACTCGCAAAGGATGTGACTGGAGCTGAAGCTTTACTGGAAAGGCACCAG GAACACCGCACGGAAATAGATGCAAGAGCTGGCACTTTCCAGGCCTTTGAACAGTTTGGACAACAACTTCTAGCCCATGGACACTATGCCAGCCCAGAGATCAAGGAGAAACTGGATATTCTGGACCAGGAACGGACAGACCTGGAGAAGGCCTGGGTCCAGCGCAGGATGATGCTGGACCAGTGCCTGGAACTACAG ctaTTTCATCGGGACTGTGAACAAGCTGAAAACTGGATGGCTGCCCGGGAGGCTTTCCTGAATACAGAGGACAAAGGAGACTCCCTAGACAGTGTGGAGGCACTCATCAAGAAACATGAAGATTTTGATAAAGCAATCAATGTCCAG GAAGAGAAAATTGCAGTCCTGCAGTCCTTTGCTGACCAGCTGATTGCTGCAGACCATTATGCCAAGGGAGTCATCGCCAGCAGACGCAACGAGGTCCTGGACAG GTGGCTTCGTCTGAAGGCCCAAATGATTGAGAAGAGATCGAAGCTGGGAGAGTCTCAGACCCTCCAGCAGTTCAGTCGTGATGTGGATGAAATAGAAGCCTGGATCAGTGAAAAGCTCCAGACTGCAAGTGATGAGTCCTATAAGGATCCCACAAATATCCAG AGCAAACACCAGAAGCACCAGGCCTTTGAAGCCGAGCTCCACGCCAACGCCGACCGCATCCGCGGCGTCATCGACATGGGCAACTCCCTCATCGAGAGGGGCGCGTGTGCCGGCAGCGAGGACGCCGTCAAG GCACgcctggctgccctggctgaCCAGTGGCAATTCCTGGTACAGAAATCAGCAGAGAAGAGTCAGAAACTGAAAGAAGCTAATAAGCAACAGAATTTCAATACTGGAATCAAGGACTTTGACTTTTGGCTTTCAGAG GTGGAAGCTTTGTTGGCATCTGAGGACTATGGGAAGGACTTGGCATCTGTTAACAACCTTCTGAAGAAACACCAGTTACTGGAAGCTGATATATCTGCTCATGAG GACCGCCTGAAGGACCTGAACAGCCAGGCTGACAGTCTGATGACCAGCAGTGCCTTTGACACGTCCCAAGTGAAGGACAAACGCGAGACCATCAACGGGCGCTTCCAGCGCATCAAGGGCATGGCCAGCGCCCGCCGCGCCAAGCTCAACGAGAGCCACCGCCTGCACCAGTTCTTCCGTGACATGGACGACGAGGAGTCCTGGATCAA AGAGAAGAAACTGTTGGTCAGCTCAGAGGACTATGGCAGAGACCTGACTGGAGTGCAGAATCTGAGGAAGAAACACAAGCGCTTGGAAGCAGAATTAGCTGCCCATGAACCTGCTATCCAG gGTGTACTGGACACGGGTAAGAAGCTTTCGGATGACAACACAATTGGAAAGGAGGAGATACAGCAGAGACTGGCTCAGTTTGTGGATCACTGGAAAGAGTTAAAGCAGTTGGCAGCTGCTAG GGGTCAGCGTCTGGAGGAGTCTCTGGAGTATCAGCAGTTTGTAGCAAATGTTGAGGAAGAAGAAGCCTGGATCAATGAGAAAATGACACTGGTAGCCAGTGAGGATTATGGGGACACACTTGCTGCTATCCAG GGCTTGCTGAAGAAGCACGAGGCATTTGAGACTGATTTTACTGTCCACAAGGACAGAGTGAACGATATCTGTGCTAATGGAGAGGATCTCATTAAAAAG AACAATCACCACGAGGCAAACATCACTGCCAAGATGAAGGGGCTCAGAGGCAAAGTGTCAGAtctggagaaagcagcagcccaGAGGAAAGCCAAATTGGATGAGAACTCAGCCTTCCTCCAGTTCAACTGGAAAGCAGATGTGGTGGAGTCGTGGATAG gagagaaggaaaacagtctGAAGACAGATGATTATGGACGTGACCTCTCTTCAGTGCAAACCTTGCTCACCAAACAG GAAACGTTTGATGCTGGACTTCAGGCTTTCCAGCAGGAGGGCATTGCAAACATCACTGCTCTGAAAGATCAGCTGCTTGCAGCCAAGCACATCCAGTCCAAGGCCATCGAGGCCCGGCATGCTTCCTTGATGAAACGCTGGAATCAGCTTCTGGCTAATTCTGCtaccaggaaaaagaaactctTGGAGGCTCAGGAGCACTTCAGAAAG gTTGAGGATCTGTTCCTGACTTTTGCCAAGAAGGCCTCTGCCTTCAACAGTTGGTTTGAGAATGCTGAGGAGGACCTGACGGATCCTGTGCGCTGCAACTCACTGGAGGAAATCAAAGCCCTGAGAGAAGCTCATGACGCTTTCCGTTCCTCCCTAAGTTCTGCCCAAGCTGATTTCAACCAGCTGGCAGAGCTTGATCGCCAGATCAAGAGCTTCCGTGTGGCCTCCAACCCCTACACTTGGTTCACTATGGAGGCTCTTGAAGAAACCTGGAGGAATTTGCAGAAAATTATCAAG GAACGTGAactggagctgcagaaggaacagcgaaggcaggaagaaaatgaCAAACTGCGTCAGGAATTTGCTCAGCATGCCAATGCCTTCCATCAGTGGATTCAGGAGACCAG